A part of Desulfonatronovibrio magnus genomic DNA contains:
- a CDS encoding CopG family transcriptional regulator, whose translation MATTKTYRAIYLSPELDDRIVKKAEEEKLSASKLIRVAVEKYLAGVKPAGKKFNYKH comes from the coding sequence ATGGCTACTACTAAAACTTACAGAGCGATTTACCTGAGTCCGGAACTGGATGACAGGATCGTGAAAAAAGCGGAAGAGGAAAAACTAAGTGCATCCAAGCTGATCAGGGTTGCTGTTGAGAAGTACCTGGCTGGGGTAAAGCCGGCTGGGAAGAAATTTAACTACAAGCACTAA